In Urechidicola croceus, a single window of DNA contains:
- a CDS encoding P-II family nitrogen regulator, whose protein sequence is MKKVEAIIRKSKFTAVKEALHKVGVNFFSYWDVTGLGNEKEGHVYRGVSYSTSDIQRRYLSIVVNDDFEDITIDAILKSAATGDVGDGKIFVSEIKECYRIRTGEKGGDTLK, encoded by the coding sequence ATGAAAAAAGTAGAAGCAATTATCAGAAAATCAAAATTTACAGCCGTAAAAGAAGCCCTACACAAAGTTGGTGTTAATTTCTTTTCTTATTGGGATGTAACTGGATTAGGAAATGAAAAAGAAGGTCATGTATATAGAGGTGTTTCATATAGCACAAGTGATATTCAACGTAGATATCTATCAATTGTAGTAAATGACGATTTTGAAGATATTACAATTGATGCCATATTAAAATCTGCCGCTACGGGAGATGTTGGTGATGGAAAAATATTCGTTTCTGAAATTAAAGAGTGCTACAGAATTAGAACAGGAGAAAAAGGTGGCGATACTTTAAAATAA
- a CDS encoding outer membrane beta-barrel protein: MIKSRLSLLALLIMCTSVFAQEEEKEEKKVSISGTVDAYYQTNLTSSDASAQSFGTSFADETGFALGMANIIASYEGEKTGVVADVVFGPRGDAAVGGYNLNQLYAYWNVSESTTLTMGRFNTYLGYEVISPTGNFNYSTSYLFSSGPFSHVGLKADFALSDDFSLMLAVMNATDVNNNLTGDYALGAQLGYAGQYLNFYYDSGVVLGFEVDYTGGFDVTDSFFLGINAAYQNSDDAGFYGVALYPQLATSDDFSLGLRGELFGNHAKDVDDLPSVLALTLTGSYTLEDLTIKPEIRLDSWSNDEPYVDSDLDPTKSLAAFTVAAIYSF, from the coding sequence ATGATTAAATCTAGACTTTCATTATTAGCACTATTAATTATGTGCACAAGTGTATTTGCTCAAGAAGAAGAAAAAGAAGAAAAAAAAGTATCAATAAGCGGTACAGTTGATGCTTATTACCAAACAAATTTAACTTCATCTGATGCAAGTGCTCAATCATTTGGAACATCATTTGCTGATGAAACAGGTTTTGCTTTAGGTATGGCAAACATTATTGCATCTTACGAAGGTGAAAAAACTGGTGTTGTAGCCGATGTTGTTTTTGGACCAAGAGGTGATGCTGCTGTAGGTGGTTATAATCTTAACCAATTATATGCATATTGGAATGTATCTGAATCTACAACACTAACCATGGGTCGTTTCAATACATATTTAGGATATGAAGTAATTTCCCCAACAGGCAACTTCAACTATAGTACTTCATATTTATTTTCAAGTGGACCATTTTCACATGTTGGATTAAAAGCAGATTTTGCTTTATCTGATGACTTTAGTTTAATGCTTGCTGTTATGAATGCTACTGATGTAAACAATAACTTAACAGGTGATTATGCCTTAGGAGCACAATTAGGGTACGCAGGACAATATTTAAATTTTTACTATGATTCTGGAGTAGTACTTGGATTTGAAGTAGATTATACTGGTGGATTTGATGTTACAGATTCTTTCTTTTTAGGTATTAATGCTGCATATCAAAACAGTGATGATGCTGGATTCTACGGTGTAGCCTTATACCCACAATTAGCCACTTCTGATGATTTCAGTTTAGGTTTAAGAGGTGAATTATTTGGCAACCATGCAAAAGATGTAGATGACTTACCTAGCGTTTTAGCACTAACATTAACTGGAAGTTACACTTTAGAAGACTTAACAATCAAACCAGAAATAAGATTAGATTCATGGAGTAATGATGAACCTTACGTTGATAGTGATTTAGATCCAACTAAAAGTTTAGCTGCATTTACAGTGGCTGCTATATACTCATTCTAA
- a CDS encoding acyl-CoA dehydrogenase, giving the protein MDFSLSEEQLMIRDAARDFAQNELLPGVIERDEQQKFPHEQIKKMGELGFLGMMVDPKYGGGGMDAVSYVLAMEEISKIDASASVVMSVNNSLVCWGLETFGSEEQKQKYLTKLATGEIIGAFCLSEPEAGSDATSQRTTAIDKGDHYLLNGTKNWITNGGNASVYLVIAQTDPEKGHKGINALIVEKGTEGFIVGTKENKLGIRGSDTHSLMFTDVKVPKENRIGEDGFGFKFAMKTLSGGRIGIAAQALGIASGAYELALKYSKERKAFGKEISKHQAIAFKLADMATEIEAARFLCLKAAWDKDNDLNYDQSSAMAKLYAAEMAMRQTVEAIQIHGGYGFVKEYHVERLMRDAKITQIYEGTSEIQKIVISRNILKD; this is encoded by the coding sequence ATGGATTTTAGCCTGAGTGAAGAACAATTAATGATCAGAGATGCAGCAAGAGATTTTGCTCAAAATGAATTATTACCTGGAGTTATTGAAAGAGATGAACAACAAAAATTTCCACACGAACAAATTAAGAAAATGGGAGAACTTGGTTTTCTTGGTATGATGGTAGATCCAAAATATGGTGGTGGCGGAATGGATGCTGTTTCATATGTTCTTGCTATGGAGGAAATTTCTAAAATTGACGCATCTGCTTCTGTAGTGATGTCAGTAAATAATTCTTTGGTTTGCTGGGGACTTGAAACTTTCGGATCTGAAGAGCAAAAACAAAAATATCTTACAAAATTGGCGACTGGTGAAATCATAGGTGCTTTTTGCTTAAGTGAGCCAGAAGCAGGAAGTGATGCTACTTCACAAAGAACTACCGCAATTGATAAAGGAGATCATTATTTACTAAATGGTACAAAGAACTGGATTACCAATGGAGGAAATGCTAGTGTATATTTAGTAATTGCACAAACTGATCCTGAAAAAGGCCACAAAGGAATAAATGCCTTAATTGTAGAAAAAGGAACTGAAGGATTTATAGTTGGAACAAAAGAAAATAAATTGGGAATCCGTGGGTCAGATACACATTCACTAATGTTTACTGATGTAAAAGTACCTAAAGAAAATCGAATTGGAGAAGATGGATTCGGATTCAAATTTGCCATGAAAACATTATCTGGCGGAAGAATAGGTATAGCAGCTCAAGCATTAGGAATTGCCTCTGGAGCCTATGAATTGGCATTAAAATATTCTAAAGAACGTAAAGCGTTTGGCAAAGAAATAAGTAAGCATCAAGCAATTGCATTTAAACTTGCTGATATGGCTACAGAAATTGAAGCGGCTCGTTTCTTATGCTTAAAAGCTGCATGGGATAAAGATAACGATCTTAACTATGACCAATCTAGTGCAATGGCAAAACTTTACGCTGCAGAAATGGCAATGCGACAAACAGTTGAAGCCATACAAATTCATGGCGGATATGGATTTGTAAAAGAATATCATGTAGAACGACTAATGCGTGATGCAAAAATCACTCAGATATACGAAGGGACATCAGAAATTCAAAAAATAGTTATCTCAAGAAACATCTTAAAAGATTAA
- the nhaB gene encoding sodium/proton antiporter NhaB, whose translation MFKYFLGNSPKWFKYTMIFFLIINIPIYFINPTVSAWLFIAEFIFTLAMALKCYPLQSGGLLAIQIIALGLTTPHNAYHEVDQNLEVILLLVFMVAGIYFMKPLLMFLFSKVFTRVKSKVVLSLLFVFMAAILSAFLDALTVTAVLISVAVGFYGVYHKIHSSDQDYDHSGTLDRKQLSGETLEQFRSFLRSLIMHGVVGTALGGVCTLVGEPQNLLIGEKMGWDFVEFFLKMKDITIPVFIAGLLTTVVLEITGWFGFGAKLPEVARGIIENYTIEEDKNRSDKEKYALWVQGIAAILLIAGLALHVAPVGFIGLALIIVQTAFMGITDEHSLGHAFEEALPFTGLIVVFFVIVAMIHDQHLFKPVIEWALSLDPKDQPGMFYIANGVLSAISDNVFVATVYINEVKAAFDAGLIDREHFEHLAIAINTGTNLPSVATPNGQAAFLFLLTSSLAPLINLSYGKMVKMALPYTIILGGIGYIMVKLVL comes from the coding sequence ATGTTTAAGTATTTTTTAGGAAACAGCCCAAAGTGGTTTAAGTACACAATGATTTTCTTTTTAATCATTAATATTCCAATCTATTTTATCAATCCAACCGTTAGTGCATGGTTATTTATTGCTGAATTTATTTTTACTTTGGCAATGGCATTAAAGTGTTATCCACTACAATCTGGAGGTTTACTCGCAATTCAAATTATTGCCTTAGGACTCACAACACCACATAATGCTTATCATGAAGTAGATCAGAATCTCGAAGTGATATTATTGTTAGTATTTATGGTTGCTGGTATTTATTTTATGAAACCATTGTTAATGTTTTTATTTAGTAAAGTGTTTACCAGAGTTAAATCTAAAGTTGTTCTTTCATTGTTGTTTGTTTTTATGGCAGCAATATTGTCTGCTTTTTTAGATGCGCTTACGGTGACAGCAGTATTGATAAGTGTTGCAGTAGGTTTTTATGGTGTATATCACAAAATACATTCAAGTGATCAAGATTATGACCATAGTGGTACTTTAGATAGAAAACAATTAAGTGGTGAAACTTTAGAGCAATTCAGAAGTTTTTTGAGAAGTTTGATAATGCACGGTGTTGTTGGTACAGCATTAGGTGGTGTTTGTACACTTGTTGGAGAGCCTCAAAATCTTTTAATTGGTGAAAAGATGGGATGGGATTTTGTTGAATTTTTCTTAAAAATGAAGGATATAACGATACCTGTTTTCATTGCAGGGTTACTAACAACTGTAGTATTGGAAATTACAGGTTGGTTTGGATTTGGAGCTAAGTTGCCGGAAGTAGCACGTGGAATTATTGAAAATTATACTATTGAAGAAGATAAAAATAGGTCTGATAAAGAAAAATATGCGCTATGGGTTCAAGGTATTGCTGCAATTTTATTAATTGCAGGGTTGGCATTACATGTGGCTCCAGTTGGCTTTATTGGATTAGCATTAATTATAGTTCAAACGGCATTTATGGGAATTACAGACGAACACTCATTAGGTCATGCTTTTGAAGAGGCTCTTCCCTTCACCGGATTAATTGTTGTCTTTTTCGTTATAGTTGCCATGATCCACGATCAGCATTTATTCAAGCCTGTTATTGAATGGGCACTTTCGCTAGACCCTAAAGATCAGCCAGGAATGTTTTATATTGCAAATGGAGTGTTATCTGCAATTAGTGATAATGTATTTGTAGCAACAGTTTACATAAATGAAGTGAAAGCAGCATTTGATGCTGGTTTAATTGATAGGGAGCATTTTGAGCACTTAGCAATAGCAATTAATACAGGAACAAACTTACCAAGTGTTGCAACTCCAAATGGGCAAGCTGCATTTTTATTCTTGTTAACCTCATCGTTAGCACCATTAATCAATTTATCTTATGGTAAAATGGTGAAAATGGCATTGCCATACACAATAATTTTAGGAGGGATAGGCTATATAATGGTAAAATTAGTACTTTAA
- a CDS encoding energy transducer TonB, protein MQLLNTIHKRKSATITAIIILLLLLMIFFFGLKYLDPPIESGIAVNFGTSNVGSGNIQPTEPVKTQPVPQVTEQEEVVEEEVEDSAPEDSPAEDVITAETEESIRIKKAEAERLKAKAEADKKAKAEAEAERQAKAEAERIKKEQQDKKRKLDELMGGIKNSEGSTSGGEGDDNVGGDKGSENGDPNADGYYGNGGSGGGGDYQLGSRRPISKPKPEYDCNEEGLVIVTIEVDRAGKVIKATPGTKGSTNNAACLLTRAKEAALKTTWQADSNAGSKQIGIIKYRFSLSN, encoded by the coding sequence ATGCAATTATTAAATACCATACATAAACGTAAATCAGCCACAATAACAGCAATAATTATCCTACTATTATTATTGATGATTTTCTTTTTTGGATTAAAATATCTAGACCCGCCTATCGAATCTGGTATCGCAGTAAATTTTGGGACATCCAATGTGGGTAGTGGAAATATTCAACCAACTGAGCCAGTTAAAACACAACCTGTTCCTCAAGTAACAGAACAAGAAGAGGTTGTTGAAGAAGAAGTTGAAGATTCAGCACCAGAAGATAGTCCTGCTGAAGATGTAATAACTGCAGAAACTGAAGAGTCAATTAGAATAAAAAAAGCTGAAGCAGAGCGATTAAAAGCAAAAGCTGAAGCTGATAAAAAGGCAAAAGCAGAAGCGGAAGCCGAAAGACAAGCAAAGGCAGAAGCCGAACGAATTAAAAAAGAGCAACAAGATAAGAAACGCAAATTGGATGAGTTGATGGGAGGAATTAAAAATTCTGAAGGATCAACATCTGGAGGCGAAGGTGATGATAATGTTGGAGGAGATAAGGGAAGTGAAAACGGAGATCCAAATGCTGACGGATACTATGGAAATGGAGGAAGTGGAGGAGGAGGAGATTATCAACTTGGAAGTAGAAGGCCAATTAGTAAGCCAAAACCAGAATACGATTGTAATGAAGAAGGCTTGGTAATTGTAACAATTGAAGTAGATAGGGCAGGAAAAGTAATAAAGGCTACACCAGGAACTAAGGGTTCAACAAATAATGCTGCCTGTTTATTGACACGTGCTAAAGAAGCTGCATTAAAAACTACATGGCAAGCAGATTCAAATGCAGGCTCAAAGCAAATAGGGATTATTAAATATCGTTTTTCACTTTCAAATTAA
- a CDS encoding ExbD/TolR family protein: MKFKGRNKVSPEFSMSSMTDIVFLLLVFFMLTSNAPNALDMILPKAKGKSTNTQNISVSIKKNSQYFINGKSINEQNIEEELRILLVGQENPTILLRAEEGVPIEDAVSVMDIANRNRFKVILAVRPK; the protein is encoded by the coding sequence ATGAAGTTTAAAGGAAGAAATAAAGTAAGCCCAGAATTCAGTATGAGTTCAATGACTGATATTGTATTTTTGTTATTGGTCTTTTTTATGCTGACTTCTAATGCACCAAATGCATTAGATATGATTCTGCCAAAAGCAAAAGGGAAGTCAACAAATACTCAAAATATATCTGTAAGTATTAAGAAAAACTCTCAATACTTTATTAACGGTAAAAGTATTAATGAACAAAATATAGAAGAAGAACTTAGAATTTTATTAGTAGGGCAAGAAAATCCAACAATATTATTAAGAGCAGAAGAAGGTGTACCAATTGAAGATGCTGTATCAGTTATGGATATTGCCAATAGAAATAGATTCAAAGTAATTCTTGCTGTAAGGCCCAAATAG
- a CDS encoding MotA/TolQ/ExbB proton channel family protein, with translation MQQEAQEVLDEALSEEKTLSIYNLIMDGGIGGQVIILILIILLIAALYIYFERVFAINAVSKTDDNFMNQIKDQVVNGKLDAAKVLCAQTNSPEARLIEKGISRIGKPLEDINTAIESAGTLEVYKLEKNVSILATVAGAAPMIGFLGTVIGMILAFHEMATSGGQAEMGSLAAGIYTAMTTTVAGLIVGIIAYIAYNHIVVKTNKVVHQMEAKAVEFLDLLNEPV, from the coding sequence ATGCAACAAGAAGCACAAGAAGTTTTAGACGAGGCTTTATCAGAAGAAAAAACATTATCTATTTATAATCTAATTATGGATGGTGGTATTGGAGGTCAAGTAATTATATTAATTTTAATCATATTGTTAATTGCCGCACTTTATATTTATTTTGAACGAGTATTTGCCATCAATGCAGTTTCAAAGACTGATGACAACTTTATGAATCAAATAAAAGATCAAGTTGTAAATGGCAAATTAGATGCAGCTAAAGTCTTATGTGCACAAACTAATTCTCCAGAAGCTCGATTGATTGAAAAAGGGATTTCTCGAATAGGTAAACCTTTAGAAGATATCAATACAGCGATTGAAAGCGCGGGAACTCTTGAAGTTTATAAACTTGAAAAGAATGTTAGTATTCTCGCTACTGTTGCTGGTGCAGCCCCAATGATAGGTTTCTTAGGTACAGTAATTGGTATGATTTTGGCATTTCATGAAATGGCAACAAGTGGAGGTCAAGCAGAAATGGGATCTTTAGCCGCAGGTATTTATACCGCTATGACAACTACAGTTGCAGGATTAATAGTTGGTATTATTGCTTACATTGCTTATAATCATATTGTTGTAAAAACAAATAAAGTTGTACATCAAATGGAGGCTAAGGCAGTTGAATTTTTAGATTTATTAAACGAACCTGTTTAG
- a CDS encoding anhydro-N-acetylmuramic acid kinase: MNSNKSYVIGMMSGTSLDGVDLVYVSFSKNGEYSFEIICSKTFSYSDEWKLKLKNAFNQSKILIEKLNVEYGIYIGTLINSFISNYNIGKVDFIASHGHTIFHKPEQGYTLQIGDGDSISKLTGYKVVCDFRTQDVELGGQGAPLVPIGDKLLFSEYEYCLNLGGFANISFDKNERRIAFDICPVNIVLNHYANKLGLEYDNKGKIASQGNINTLMLEELNSLSFYTNQIPKSLGFEFVVSKIFPIIEKYNCSEQDILRTFIEHIAIQISLQIKNEGSLLITGGGAFNNFLIERLQKYIKNLIIIPNKTIINFKESLIFAFLGLLRLENKVNCLQSVTGAKKDHSSGIICNG; this comes from the coding sequence ATGAATAGTAATAAGTCGTATGTGATAGGAATGATGAGTGGTACTTCATTAGATGGAGTTGATTTAGTGTATGTTTCATTTAGTAAAAATGGAGAATATTCATTTGAAATAATATGTTCTAAGACTTTTTCATATTCTGACGAATGGAAATTGAAACTAAAAAATGCTTTCAATCAATCCAAAATTCTAATTGAAAAGTTGAATGTAGAATACGGTATATATATAGGTACACTAATTAATTCTTTCATTTCAAATTATAATATAGGGAAAGTAGATTTTATTGCTTCTCACGGTCATACAATATTTCATAAGCCAGAACAAGGTTATACTTTGCAAATAGGTGATGGAGATAGTATATCTAAACTTACAGGTTATAAAGTTGTTTGTGACTTTCGTACGCAAGATGTAGAATTGGGAGGTCAAGGAGCACCATTAGTCCCGATAGGTGATAAGTTGTTGTTTTCAGAATATGAATATTGTTTAAATTTGGGTGGGTTTGCTAATATTTCATTTGATAAAAATGAAAGGAGAATAGCATTTGACATTTGTCCTGTAAATATTGTGTTGAATCATTATGCAAATAAATTAGGCCTAGAATATGATAATAAAGGTAAAATTGCTTCTCAAGGAAATATCAATACTTTGATGCTTGAAGAATTGAATAGTTTATCATTTTATACGAATCAAATTCCAAAATCTCTAGGTTTTGAATTTGTTGTTTCAAAAATATTTCCAATAATTGAAAAATATAATTGTTCAGAGCAAGATATATTGCGAACTTTTATTGAGCACATTGCTATTCAAATTTCACTTCAAATAAAAAATGAAGGAAGTTTGTTGATTACAGGAGGTGGAGCCTTTAATAATTTTTTAATAGAAAGACTTCAAAAGTATATTAAAAATCTTATCATAATACCTAATAAAACTATTATCAACTTTAAAGAATCGTTAATTTTTGCCTTTTTGGGATTGCTAAGGCTCGAAAATAAAGTGAATTGTTTGCAAAGTGTAACTGGTGCAAAAAAAGACCATAGTTCAGGTATTATTTGTAATGGTTAA
- a CDS encoding ammonium transporter gives MELLTTNNVWMMICTALVFFMHLGFALLEIGLTRQKNTINILFKNIFIITVGLLLYCLLGFNLMYPGFEEGSSGFFGFAGFGITAPEGGMTVDYADGGYTWWTDFLFQGMFAATAATIVSGAVAERIKIVPFMIFTVIYVGIVYPLAGSWKWGGGFLDMRETPFYDFAGSTLVHSVGGWAALVAVWLLGARIGKFKDGKPQAIPGHNIPLATAGVLILWLGWFGFNGGSVLSADPELTSLTLVTTCLAAAAGGVVAFIVSTALYKNLDLTMYLNGILGGLVGITAGADQMSPTDAILIGGIAGAIIVGGVALIDKLKLDDPVGAITVHLICGIWGTLAVGIFGALAGVDQLISQLVGIVSYAAICISTSFIIFFILKKTIGIRVSEKEELEGLDGHEHGMDAYPDFRLNEH, from the coding sequence ATGGAATTACTTACTACAAATAATGTATGGATGATGATCTGTACGGCTCTTGTTTTCTTTATGCACTTAGGATTTGCATTATTAGAAATAGGGTTAACAAGACAAAAAAATACAATTAACATTTTATTTAAAAATATTTTTATCATTACAGTTGGACTATTACTTTATTGTCTTTTAGGATTCAACTTAATGTACCCAGGTTTTGAAGAAGGTTCATCTGGATTCTTTGGATTTGCTGGATTTGGAATTACTGCTCCTGAAGGAGGAATGACTGTTGATTATGCCGATGGTGGGTACACTTGGTGGACAGACTTCTTATTTCAAGGTATGTTTGCTGCAACTGCTGCAACTATAGTTTCTGGTGCCGTTGCTGAACGTATCAAAATTGTGCCATTTATGATTTTTACAGTTATATATGTAGGAATTGTTTACCCACTTGCAGGTTCTTGGAAATGGGGAGGCGGGTTCTTAGATATGAGAGAAACTCCTTTTTATGATTTTGCTGGGTCTACATTAGTTCACTCTGTTGGAGGTTGGGCAGCTCTAGTAGCTGTATGGTTATTAGGTGCTCGTATTGGAAAATTCAAAGATGGTAAACCACAAGCAATTCCTGGACACAATATTCCATTAGCAACTGCTGGTGTGCTAATCCTTTGGTTAGGTTGGTTTGGATTTAATGGTGGTTCAGTCCTTTCTGCCGATCCTGAATTAACTTCATTAACTCTTGTTACTACTTGTTTAGCCGCAGCTGCTGGAGGTGTTGTTGCCTTTATAGTATCAACTGCTCTTTACAAAAACCTTGATTTAACAATGTATTTGAACGGTATCTTAGGAGGGTTAGTTGGTATTACTGCTGGAGCAGATCAAATGAGTCCAACAGATGCAATACTAATTGGTGGAATCGCAGGTGCAATTATCGTTGGTGGTGTTGCATTAATCGACAAGTTAAAACTTGATGATCCAGTTGGAGCCATTACTGTACATTTAATTTGTGGTATCTGGGGAACTTTAGCTGTAGGTATTTTTGGTGCACTAGCTGGAGTTGATCAATTAATCAGTCAATTAGTTGGAATTGTTTCATATGCAGCAATATGTATCTCAACTTCATTCATTATATTCTTTATTCTTAAGAAAACTATCGGCATTAGAGTTTCTGAAAAAGAAGAACTTGAAGGGCTTGACGGGCATGAGCATGGAATGGATGCTTATCCTGATTTCAGATTGAACGAACATTAA